A region of Beijerinckia sp. 28-YEA-48 DNA encodes the following proteins:
- the gltA gene encoding citrate synthase, giving the protein MSKTATITIGNNTYDMPIRGGTEGPEVVDIAKLYGQANVFTYDPGFMSTASCESKITYIDGDAGILQYRGYPIEQLAEHGDFLETCYLLLYGELPTANQKSDFDYRITRHTMVHEQMSRFFSGFRRDAHPMAVMVGTVGAMAAFYPDSADISDPHQRMIASMRLVAKIPTIAAMAYKYSVGQPFVFPKNDLDYTSNFLHMCYAVPCEDYKVNPIIARALDRIFILHADHEQNASTSTVRLAGSSGANPFACIAAGIACLWGPAHGGANEAALAMLAEIGTVDKIPEFVSRVKDKKDHTRLMGFGHRVYKNYDPRAKIMQKTCHEVLRELGIKDDPLLDVAMELERIALSDEYFIERKLYPNVDFYSGITLKAMGFPVSMFTVLFAVARTVGWIAQWKEMIEDPSSKIGRPRQLYTGAPKRDYTPIGKR; this is encoded by the coding sequence ATGAGCAAGACCGCGACGATCACAATCGGCAATAATACCTATGACATGCCCATACGGGGAGGCACGGAGGGGCCGGAAGTCGTCGACATCGCCAAGCTCTACGGACAGGCCAACGTCTTCACCTACGATCCGGGTTTCATGTCGACCGCGAGCTGCGAGTCGAAGATCACCTATATCGATGGCGATGCCGGCATCCTGCAGTATCGCGGTTATCCGATCGAGCAGCTCGCCGAGCACGGCGACTTCCTCGAAACCTGCTACCTGCTGCTATACGGGGAACTGCCGACCGCGAACCAGAAATCCGATTTCGATTATCGCATCACGCGCCACACGATGGTGCATGAGCAGATGTCGCGCTTCTTCTCCGGCTTCCGTCGCGACGCGCATCCGATGGCCGTCATGGTTGGCACCGTCGGCGCGATGGCTGCTTTCTATCCGGACTCCGCCGACATCAGCGACCCGCATCAGCGCATGATCGCATCGATGCGTCTGGTCGCGAAGATCCCGACCATCGCCGCCATGGCCTATAAATATTCGGTCGGCCAGCCGTTCGTGTTCCCGAAGAACGACCTCGATTACACGTCGAACTTCCTGCACATGTGCTACGCCGTGCCGTGCGAGGATTATAAGGTCAACCCGATCATCGCCCGCGCGCTCGACCGCATCTTCATCCTGCATGCGGACCACGAGCAGAACGCTTCGACCTCGACGGTGCGTCTCGCCGGCTCCTCCGGCGCCAATCCGTTCGCTTGTATCGCCGCTGGCATCGCCTGCCTGTGGGGCCCGGCGCACGGCGGCGCCAACGAAGCCGCTCTCGCCATGCTCGCCGAAATCGGCACGGTCGATAAGATCCCCGAATTCGTCTCGCGCGTGAAGGACAAGAAGGATCATACGCGCCTGATGGGCTTCGGCCATCGCGTCTACAAGAACTACGATCCGCGCGCCAAGATCATGCAGAAGACCTGCCATGAAGTGCTGCGCGAACTCGGCATCAAGGACGATCCGCTGCTCGACGTGGCGATGGAACTCGAGCGCATCGCGCTCAGCGACGAGTATTTCATCGAGCGCAAGCTGTATCCGAACGTCGATTTCTATTCGGGCATCACGCTGAAGGCGATGGGCTTCCCGGTGTCGATGTTCACCGTGCTCTTCGCCGTGGCGCGCACCGTCGGCTGGATCGCCCAGTGGAAGGAAATGATCGAAGACCCGAGCTCGAAGATCGGCCGTCCGCGCCAGCTCTACACCGGCGCGCCGAAGCGCGATTACACGCCAATCGGCAAGCGCTGA
- a CDS encoding ComEC/Rec2 family competence protein, whose product MARARSIAIAGVGTRVGGAWATTTPRDPAWLLARLSAWFAEEVEQRRLFPWAAVAFGAGIVLYFAAEREPWLPAPLAATALCAGVAVLALRRERLAAYRAAMAFAFLFAGFSVATLRTAWVAAPVIDRSWSGKATGFVETIELRDGSARLLMRLASANGLAEAARPERVRIIMRGRPDFVSGASISLSVRLVPPPRASEPGGYDFARDAWFQRIGAVGNGLSRPVVVAALEAPLTAKLNAWIDRGRNALTERIATAIGGANGAVAAALVTGKRGLIPESTNEALRAAGIYHVVSISGLHMVLAAGLMLWSLRALLALSPTVALTRPIKQWAAGFAMVGAIAYDLFSGSEVATERALVMVLIMLGAVLFGRPAFSMRNLAIAALVVMLREPATVLGPSFQMSFAAVAAMIAAFEKRGGAGFFGMKRDGPPGLLNRFGFIVSVAVVTTLIASLATDPYAVFHFHRISSYGLIGNVLTIPLVEFIVMPFGAAGLVASAFGLDGPFWWVMGLGVGFMMFVAEWVASLAGSTRMVPAFGVGALLLMTLGLLWITLWQTPLRWCGVPFAIAGVALALTSARPDLMVDRQGGTLAYRAADGQLAVLNARGNFFGVSQWLTADADARPARDPALQGNGLCDVGGCTGTLRDGRVVVLILDPRNVAEDCPRADIVVTRFWLNGTCKGPRLVVDGEHLLKYGASEFRFAVDGAAVMRSARSPQFDRPWSPAPRILAQNDPPAAASSQSPPQEEIYEPQ is encoded by the coding sequence ATGGCGAGGGCGCGTAGTATTGCCATCGCAGGCGTTGGAACGCGTGTTGGCGGTGCGTGGGCAACCACAACGCCGCGCGATCCTGCCTGGCTGCTGGCGCGCCTGTCCGCCTGGTTTGCCGAGGAAGTGGAGCAACGGCGGCTGTTTCCTTGGGCCGCCGTCGCCTTTGGGGCCGGCATCGTCCTCTATTTTGCCGCCGAGCGGGAACCTTGGCTGCCAGCGCCACTGGCGGCAACCGCCCTCTGCGCCGGCGTCGCAGTGCTGGCTCTGCGTCGCGAGCGCTTGGCGGCCTATCGCGCGGCCATGGCCTTCGCCTTTCTCTTCGCCGGTTTCTCGGTGGCGACCCTGCGCACCGCCTGGGTCGCGGCGCCGGTCATCGATCGGAGCTGGAGCGGCAAGGCGACCGGTTTCGTCGAGACGATCGAGCTGCGCGACGGCTCGGCCCGGCTGCTGATGCGGCTGGCGAGCGCCAACGGACTTGCCGAGGCCGCGCGGCCGGAGCGCGTGCGCATCATCATGCGGGGACGGCCTGATTTTGTCTCTGGCGCTTCAATCAGTTTGAGCGTGCGGCTGGTGCCGCCGCCTCGTGCTTCGGAGCCTGGCGGCTATGATTTCGCCCGCGACGCCTGGTTCCAGCGCATTGGCGCAGTCGGCAACGGGCTGTCGCGCCCGGTGGTGGTCGCGGCGCTCGAAGCGCCGCTGACAGCAAAGCTCAACGCCTGGATCGATCGTGGCCGCAACGCCCTGACCGAGCGTATCGCCACGGCGATTGGCGGCGCCAATGGCGCCGTCGCCGCAGCGCTCGTCACCGGCAAGCGCGGGCTCATTCCAGAGAGCACCAACGAGGCGCTGCGCGCGGCTGGCATCTATCACGTCGTGTCGATCTCCGGCCTGCATATGGTGCTGGCGGCGGGCCTCATGCTGTGGAGCTTGCGCGCTCTGCTGGCGCTGTCGCCGACGGTGGCGTTGACGAGGCCGATCAAGCAGTGGGCGGCAGGCTTCGCCATGGTCGGCGCCATCGCTTACGATCTGTTCTCGGGCTCGGAAGTGGCCACCGAGCGCGCTTTGGTCATGGTGCTCATCATGCTGGGCGCAGTGCTGTTTGGCCGGCCGGCGTTCTCCATGCGCAATCTGGCCATCGCCGCGCTGGTCGTCATGCTGCGCGAGCCTGCCACCGTGCTTGGCCCGTCGTTCCAGATGTCATTCGCGGCCGTGGCAGCGATGATCGCGGCTTTCGAGAAGCGCGGCGGTGCTGGCTTCTTCGGCATGAAGCGCGATGGTCCGCCTGGTCTCTTGAACCGCTTCGGCTTCATCGTCTCGGTGGCGGTGGTGACGACCTTGATCGCCTCGCTCGCCACCGACCCCTATGCGGTTTTTCATTTCCACAGGATCTCTAGCTACGGACTCATTGGTAACGTTCTGACAATCCCACTTGTCGAATTCATCGTCATGCCCTTTGGCGCGGCGGGGCTTGTCGCCTCAGCCTTTGGACTTGACGGGCCGTTCTGGTGGGTCATGGGGCTGGGCGTCGGCTTCATGATGTTCGTGGCCGAATGGGTCGCGAGCCTCGCCGGCTCGACGCGCATGGTGCCGGCGTTCGGTGTTGGCGCTCTGTTGCTGATGACACTGGGGCTGTTGTGGATCACCCTGTGGCAGACGCCGTTGCGCTGGTGTGGTGTGCCCTTCGCGATTGCCGGCGTGGCGCTGGCGCTGACCAGCGCGCGGCCTGATCTGATGGTGGACCGGCAAGGCGGCACGCTGGCTTATCGCGCCGCCGACGGCCAGCTGGCCGTGCTCAATGCGCGCGGCAATTTCTTTGGCGTGTCGCAATGGCTGACGGCCGATGCGGATGCGCGTCCGGCGCGCGATCCAGCCCTGCAAGGCAATGGCCTGTGTGATGTTGGCGGCTGCACGGGGACGTTGCGGGACGGGCGCGTTGTGGTTCTCATCCTCGATCCACGCAACGTCGCCGAGGACTGTCCGCGTGCCGACATTGTCGTCACGCGCTTCTGGCTCAACGGCACCTGCAAGGGGCCGCGGCTTGTCGTCGATGGCGAGCATTTGCTGAAATATGGCGCCAGCGAATTTCGCTTCGCTGTTGATGGCGCAGCCGTCATGCGCAGCGCCCGCTCGCCCCAGTTCGATCGACCCTGGTCGCCGGCGCCGCGCATCCTGGCGCAGAACGATCCGCCGGCTGCGGCTTCATCTCAATCTCCGCCGCAAGAGGAGATCTATGAGCCGCAGTAA
- the lexA gene encoding transcriptional repressor LexA, which translates to MLTKKQSELLRFINERLKEAGVPPSFDEMKDALDLRSKSGIHRLIMALEERGFIRRLPNRARALEVLKLPEASVPAGPRGGRFSPAVIEGTLGKVRAPVTPMADDSFVPPISIPVMGRIAAGTPISAIQSRSHTISVPPDFLSTGDHFALEVRGDSMIEAGILDTDTVIIRRQENAESGDIVVALIDDEEATLKRLRRRGASIALEAANPAYETRIFGPDRVRIQGKLVSLIRRY; encoded by the coding sequence ATGCTGACGAAGAAGCAGAGCGAACTCCTGCGCTTCATCAACGAACGGCTCAAAGAGGCCGGCGTGCCCCCTTCCTTCGATGAGATGAAGGATGCGCTTGATCTGCGCTCGAAGTCGGGCATCCATCGCCTGATCATGGCGCTGGAAGAACGCGGCTTCATTCGTCGCCTGCCCAACCGCGCCCGCGCGCTTGAAGTGTTGAAACTGCCGGAGGCCTCCGTGCCGGCTGGACCGCGTGGCGGCCGTTTCTCGCCAGCGGTGATCGAGGGCACCCTTGGCAAGGTCCGCGCCCCAGTCACGCCGATGGCCGACGACAGTTTCGTGCCGCCCATCTCAATTCCCGTCATGGGCCGCATCGCCGCCGGTACGCCGATCTCGGCGATCCAGTCGCGCAGCCACACCATTTCCGTCCCGCCGGACTTCCTCTCCACCGGCGATCATTTCGCCCTGGAAGTGCGCGGCGATTCGATGATCGAAGCGGGCATTCTCGATACCGATACGGTGATCATCCGCCGGCAGGAAAATGCCGAGTCCGGCGACATCGTCGTAGCGCTGATCGACGATGAGGAAGCGACCTTGAAGCGCCTGCGTCGGCGCGGCGCCTCGATCGCTCTGGAAGCGGCCAACCCGGCCTATGAAACCCGGATTTTCGGTCCCGACCGTGTGCGTATCCAAGGCAAGCTGGTCAGCCTGATCCGCCGTTACTAA
- a CDS encoding YegP family protein translates to MAGKFVLKKSSNDKFYFGLLASNGENILKSEMYEAHASAIKGIESVKANALNDGRYERKTAKNGEEMFNLKAANGQIVGTSETYSSAAARDKGIESVKHNAPEAAIDDHTKS, encoded by the coding sequence ATGGCCGGCAAGTTCGTGCTGAAAAAATCTTCCAATGACAAATTCTATTTTGGTCTTTTGGCAAGCAACGGCGAAAATATTCTCAAGAGCGAAATGTATGAAGCCCACGCCTCGGCCATCAAGGGCATCGAGTCCGTGAAAGCCAATGCACTGAATGACGGGCGCTACGAACGCAAAACCGCCAAAAACGGCGAGGAGATGTTCAACCTGAAGGCCGCCAATGGCCAGATCGTCGGCACCAGCGAAACCTATTCCTCGGCGGCCGCCCGCGACAAGGGCATTGAGTCCGTGAAACACAACGCCCCCGAAGCTGCCATCGACGATCACACGAAATCATAA
- the lpxB gene encoding lipid-A-disaccharide synthase, whose protein sequence is MAARPLDVFMVAGEQSGDMLGAELIGALTRLNPGTTFRGVGGFAMSKAGLPSLFPMADIAVMGFLPVIAHLPMLLRRIDETAKAVIEARPDVLVIIDSPDFTHRVARRVRKALPTLPIIDYVSPTVWAWRPGRARAMRAYVDHVLALLPFEPEAHARLGGPACTYVGHPLIERLDDLLPTADDVRRRAAAPPVLVVLPGSRRSEIGSLLKLFGQTVEMLAVEKPGLEIVLPTVAHVEALVRAGVADWAIAPRIVTEEADKFAAFRSARAALAASGTVTLELALAQVPTVVAYKVSKVEEWIARWLVTTDHIALPNIILGERLLPELIQDAATPAALTMDIADIMQDGPSRQRQLAGLERLADAMQLPGQQRPSEAAAQTILDVLKQPRG, encoded by the coding sequence TTGGCGGCGCGGCCGCTCGATGTGTTCATGGTCGCCGGCGAACAGTCCGGCGACATGCTGGGTGCCGAGCTCATCGGCGCCCTGACGCGCCTCAATCCTGGCACGACCTTCCGTGGCGTCGGTGGCTTCGCCATGAGCAAGGCCGGGCTACCGAGCCTGTTCCCGATGGCCGATATCGCGGTGATGGGTTTCTTGCCCGTCATTGCCCATCTGCCGATGTTGTTGCGCCGGATCGATGAGACGGCGAAGGCCGTCATCGAGGCGCGGCCGGACGTGCTCGTCATCATCGACAGTCCGGATTTCACCCATCGGGTGGCGCGGCGCGTTCGCAAGGCGCTGCCGACCTTGCCGATCATCGATTATGTCAGCCCCACGGTCTGGGCCTGGCGGCCGGGCCGGGCGCGCGCCATGCGCGCCTATGTCGATCATGTGCTGGCTTTGCTGCCGTTCGAGCCAGAGGCCCATGCGCGGCTTGGCGGGCCGGCCTGCACTTACGTTGGCCACCCGCTGATCGAACGGCTCGACGATCTCCTGCCGACAGCTGACGACGTTCGTCGCCGTGCGGCGGCGCCGCCGGTTCTGGTGGTGCTGCCAGGATCGCGGCGCTCGGAGATTGGCAGCCTGCTCAAACTGTTCGGCCAAACGGTGGAGATGCTGGCAGTCGAGAAGCCAGGCCTGGAGATCGTGTTGCCGACGGTGGCGCATGTGGAGGCGCTGGTGCGGGCAGGGGTGGCCGACTGGGCCATCGCGCCGCGCATCGTCACGGAAGAGGCCGACAAATTTGCCGCCTTCCGCAGCGCCCGTGCCGCGCTGGCAGCTTCCGGCACCGTCACCTTGGAACTGGCCTTGGCCCAGGTGCCGACGGTGGTTGCCTATAAGGTCTCGAAAGTCGAGGAATGGATCGCGCGCTGGCTCGTCACCACCGATCACATCGCGTTGCCAAACATCATTCTCGGCGAGCGCTTGTTGCCGGAGCTGATCCAGGACGCGGCGACGCCTGCGGCGTTGACGATGGACATCGCCGACATCATGCAAGATGGCCCGTCACGCCAGCGACAGCTGGCGGGATTGGAGCGCTTGGCTGACGCCATGCAATTGCCGGGGCAACAACGGCCGAGCGAAGCGGCGGCGCAAACCATTCTTGATGTGCTGAAGCAGCCGCGCGGCTAA
- a CDS encoding oleate hydratase: MTNGTPPVRESGKTFKVEADTTAAYWHNSADNTLPPPDMMGAYMRNHPVPAPQVEGRKAWIIGSGIAGLAAAFYMIRDGRMAGEDITILDAMHIEGGSLDGAGNPEEGYIIRGGREMNWNYDNLWDMFQDVQALELPQGYSVLDEYRLVNDNDSNFSKSRLMHKRGQIRDFSTLGLSKPQQWELIRLMLKRKEDLDDITIEQYFSPGFLETNFWYLWRSMFAFENWQSLLEMKLYMHRFIDALDGLTDLSALVFPKYNQYDSFVRPLVTHLRERGVKVQFDTRAYDLDMAVNGDARTVTGIKAKVAGADTTIAVGPKDVVFALTGSMTEGTAYGDMNTAPVLDRGKTDPGDASDWALWKNLAKQSSIFGKPEKFYGNVDGSMWESVTLTCKPSPFVDKLKELSVNDPYSGKTVTGGIITFTDSNWVMSFTCNRQPHFPTQPKDVLVVWVYALLMDKQGNFVKKPMPACTGREIIAELCYHLGIEDQLDAVVANTKARLALMPYITSMFMPRAAGDRPHVVPAGCTNLGLMGQFVETANDIIFTMDSSIRTARVGVYTLLNLRKQVPDISPTQYDIRSLLKAARALNNGEPFPGERLLHRLLDKTYYAHILPPLPEADAAKRETAEGELTGLLGKGNQALGLVIGWLEQVRESLAAHKR, from the coding sequence ATGACCAACGGAACTCCTCCCGTCCGCGAAAGCGGCAAGACGTTTAAAGTCGAGGCGGACACCACCGCCGCCTATTGGCACAACAGCGCCGACAATACTCTGCCACCACCAGACATGATGGGCGCTTACATGCGCAACCATCCGGTGCCGGCTCCGCAGGTCGAGGGCCGCAAGGCCTGGATCATCGGCAGCGGCATCGCCGGCCTTGCCGCCGCTTTCTACATGATCCGCGATGGCCGCATGGCGGGCGAGGACATCACGATCCTCGACGCCATGCATATCGAAGGCGGCTCACTCGACGGCGCCGGCAATCCGGAGGAAGGCTACATCATCCGCGGCGGCCGCGAGATGAACTGGAACTATGACAATCTGTGGGACATGTTCCAGGACGTGCAAGCACTGGAGCTGCCCCAGGGATACAGCGTCCTCGACGAATATCGGCTGGTCAACGACAACGACTCGAATTTTTCCAAATCCCGCCTCATGCACAAGCGCGGCCAGATCCGGGATTTTTCGACCTTAGGCCTTTCCAAGCCGCAACAGTGGGAACTCATCCGGCTGATGCTGAAACGCAAGGAAGACCTCGACGACATCACCATCGAGCAATATTTCAGCCCCGGCTTCCTCGAAACCAACTTCTGGTATCTCTGGCGCTCGATGTTCGCGTTCGAGAACTGGCAGAGCCTTCTCGAAATGAAGCTCTACATGCATCGATTTATCGATGCGCTCGATGGACTGACCGACCTGTCGGCGCTGGTCTTCCCGAAATACAATCAATACGACAGCTTCGTGCGTCCCCTGGTGACGCATCTGCGCGAACGCGGCGTGAAGGTGCAATTCGACACGCGCGCCTATGATCTCGACATGGCCGTCAATGGCGATGCCCGCACGGTGACCGGGATCAAAGCCAAGGTGGCTGGCGCCGATACGACCATTGCGGTCGGTCCAAAAGATGTGGTCTTCGCGCTGACCGGCTCCATGACCGAAGGCACGGCATATGGCGACATGAACACGGCCCCCGTGCTTGATCGCGGCAAGACCGATCCGGGCGACGCCAGCGATTGGGCGCTCTGGAAGAACCTGGCGAAGCAATCATCGATCTTCGGCAAGCCCGAGAAATTCTATGGCAATGTCGATGGCTCGATGTGGGAGTCGGTGACGCTGACCTGCAAGCCCTCGCCCTTCGTCGATAAGTTGAAAGAGCTTTCAGTCAACGATCCCTATTCCGGCAAGACGGTGACGGGCGGGATCATCACCTTCACCGACTCGAATTGGGTGATGAGCTTCACCTGCAACCGCCAGCCGCATTTCCCGACCCAGCCCAAGGATGTCTTGGTGGTCTGGGTCTATGCGCTGCTGATGGACAAGCAAGGCAACTTCGTCAAAAAGCCGATGCCAGCCTGCACCGGGCGCGAGATCATCGCCGAGCTTTGCTATCATCTGGGCATCGAGGATCAGCTCGATGCGGTGGTGGCCAACACCAAGGCACGCTTGGCGCTGATGCCCTACATCACATCGATGTTCATGCCGCGCGCGGCTGGCGACCGGCCACATGTGGTGCCTGCCGGTTGCACCAACCTTGGTTTGATGGGCCAGTTCGTCGAAACGGCAAACGACATCATCTTCACGATGGACAGTTCGATCCGCACCGCGCGCGTCGGGGTCTACACCCTTCTGAACCTGCGCAAGCAGGTGCCGGATATCAGTCCGACACAATACGATATCCGCTCGCTGCTGAAAGCCGCCCGCGCGTTGAACAACGGCGAGCCGTTCCCCGGCGAGCGCCTGCTCCACCGGCTGCTCGACAAAACCTACTATGCCCACATCCTGCCGCCGCTGCCTGAAGCCGATGCCGCTAAGCGTGAAACGGCAGAAGGCGAACTGACGGGACTTTTGGGCAAGGGCAATCAGGCGCTCGGCCTCGTTATCGGCTGGCTGGAACAGGTTCGCGAAAGCTTGGCCGCGCACAAGCGCTAG
- a CDS encoding MmgE/PrpD family protein, translating into MLPDDAGHLIDFALRFELDQANDGARERARLIVLDTYGAMLAAASHPIGVIAHRQALRTQALNEASLAGHDQRTGMLEAAFANGILANAVDFDEGSHVATVALPAALAMAEKMSLSGKDFLTAFIVAFEIASRLREALAPALGQRGVWHIGHIGPLAAALCGAHLLGLDAQTARMALGIATAASAGYRRHLGTMTKALHSGHAARAGLEAALLARDGFTADADVFDANDGWLAALTTPQAPKREALRDLLAGPLVLDQPTKIKTMPVCTPIAPAIDAMITCAARHGIAASDIAHLAVDLKSGSLIRDRPIDLDAAPFSGRFLIALAAVRGAVSLDTLNHDTLVDQEIIHLMDRIDDAPGATSIKIALKDGRSFEAPLGPVRRLKARDEIVAKFRACAAPRWTEARIATFVDKALAIETLADINQLWSR; encoded by the coding sequence ATGCTGCCTGATGATGCCGGGCATCTGATCGATTTCGCGCTTCGTTTCGAGCTGGATCAAGCCAACGACGGTGCGCGCGAACGGGCGCGCCTGATCGTGCTCGATACCTATGGGGCCATGCTGGCCGCCGCCTCACACCCGATCGGCGTAATCGCCCACCGGCAGGCGTTGCGGACGCAGGCGCTCAACGAAGCAAGCCTTGCCGGCCACGACCAGCGCACGGGCATGCTGGAGGCCGCTTTCGCCAACGGCATTCTCGCCAATGCGGTGGATTTCGACGAAGGCAGCCATGTGGCGACGGTGGCGCTGCCGGCAGCACTGGCCATGGCGGAGAAGATGTCGCTGTCGGGCAAAGATTTCCTGACGGCCTTCATCGTCGCTTTTGAAATTGCCTCGCGCCTGCGTGAAGCCCTCGCCCCCGCGTTGGGCCAGCGCGGCGTCTGGCATATCGGTCATATCGGGCCGTTGGCAGCAGCACTGTGCGGGGCGCACCTGCTCGGCCTCGACGCGCAAACCGCGCGCATGGCGCTCGGCATCGCGACAGCGGCCAGCGCGGGCTATCGCCGCCATCTCGGCACAATGACGAAGGCGCTCCACTCTGGCCATGCGGCGCGCGCAGGCCTCGAAGCGGCGCTGCTGGCGCGCGATGGTTTTACCGCCGACGCCGATGTGTTCGACGCCAACGATGGCTGGCTTGCGGCCCTCACCACGCCGCAAGCGCCGAAGCGCGAAGCGTTGCGCGATCTGCTGGCAGGGCCGCTGGTTCTCGATCAGCCCACGAAGATCAAGACCATGCCGGTGTGCACGCCGATCGCGCCGGCGATCGATGCTATGATCACCTGCGCTGCGCGACACGGGATCGCCGCATCCGATATCGCGCATCTCGCGGTCGATCTGAAAAGCGGCTCACTCATCCGCGACCGGCCAATCGACCTCGATGCGGCACCCTTCTCCGGCCGCTTCCTGATCGCACTTGCCGCCGTGCGTGGCGCCGTCTCGCTCGACACGCTCAACCACGATACGCTCGTGGATCAAGAGATCATCCATCTGATGGATCGCATCGACGATGCGCCGGGCGCGACATCGATCAAGATTGCGCTGAAGGACGGACGCAGCTTCGAGGCGCCGCTTGGCCCCGTCCGCCGCCTGAAAGCGCGAGATGAGATTGTTGCGAAATTCCGGGCTTGCGCAGCCCCACGCTGGACTGAGGCACGGATCGCCACTTTCGTCGATAAAGCCCTGGCTATCGAAACGCTGGCGGACATCAACCAGCTGTGGAGCCGTTAG
- the gltX gene encoding glutamate--tRNA ligase, translated as MSDPVVTRFAPSPTGFLHIGGARTALFNWLYARHFGGKMLLRIEDTDRERSTETAITAIIDGLSWLGLTWDGDVIYQFAGANRHAEVAHQLLREGKAYKCFATQQELEEMREKARAEKRQTRYDGRWRDRSANDVAAMEAAGVKPVIRLKAPAEGDTVIEDRVQGKVVFPNKDLDDLVLLRSDGTPTYMLAVVVDDHDAGVTHVIRGDDHLTNAARQAHIYQAMGWQTPIFAHIPLIHGPDGAKLSKRHGALGVDAYRAMGYLPAALRNYLVRLGWSHGDQEIFSTEEMTQFFDLPQIGRSPARFDYAKLENLNGHYLRAMPEAELLDTLIATLPFLKDGPALAARLDAPMRARLLAAMPGLKERAKTLNDLIEGGSFLFADRPLPIDEKATAALENGGRAHLAALTPRLAKAGEWTAAATEAIVRAYAEETGAKLGQIAQPLRAALTGRLTSPGIFDVLVVLGREEALGRLDDQARLAALS; from the coding sequence ATGTCCGACCCCGTCGTCACCCGGTTTGCACCATCCCCGACCGGCTTCCTCCATATCGGCGGAGCGCGCACGGCGCTGTTCAACTGGCTTTATGCCCGCCACTTCGGCGGCAAGATGCTGCTGCGGATCGAGGACACGGATCGCGAGCGTTCGACCGAAACCGCCATCACCGCCATCATCGACGGCCTCTCCTGGCTCGGCCTGACCTGGGACGGCGACGTGATCTACCAGTTCGCTGGAGCCAACCGTCACGCTGAAGTCGCGCACCAGCTGCTGCGCGAAGGCAAAGCCTACAAATGTTTCGCCACCCAGCAGGAACTCGAGGAGATGCGCGAGAAGGCGCGGGCCGAGAAGCGCCAGACCCGTTACGACGGGCGCTGGCGCGACCGGTCGGCGAACGATGTCGCGGCGATGGAAGCGGCTGGCGTCAAGCCGGTGATCCGCCTGAAGGCGCCTGCCGAGGGCGACACGGTCATCGAAGATCGCGTGCAGGGCAAGGTGGTCTTCCCAAACAAGGATCTCGACGATCTGGTGCTGCTGCGCTCTGACGGCACACCGACCTATATGCTCGCCGTCGTCGTCGATGACCACGATGCGGGCGTGACCCACGTGATCCGTGGCGACGACCATCTGACCAATGCGGCGCGGCAGGCGCATATCTATCAGGCCATGGGTTGGCAGACGCCGATCTTCGCCCATATCCCGCTGATCCACGGGCCGGACGGCGCGAAACTGTCGAAGCGCCACGGCGCGCTTGGCGTCGATGCGTATCGCGCCATGGGCTATCTGCCGGCGGCGCTGCGCAATTATCTCGTGCGTCTTGGCTGGAGCCATGGCGACCAGGAAATCTTCTCGACCGAAGAGATGACGCAGTTTTTCGATCTGCCGCAGATCGGCCGCTCGCCGGCGCGCTTCGATTACGCCAAACTGGAAAATCTCAACGGCCACTATCTGCGTGCGATGCCCGAAGCGGAATTGCTCGACACGCTGATCGCCACCCTGCCCTTCCTCAAGGATGGCCCGGCGCTCGCCGCACGTCTCGATGCGCCGATGCGCGCGCGCCTGCTCGCCGCCATGCCCGGCCTGAAGGAACGCGCCAAGACGCTCAACGATCTGATCGAAGGCGGCAGTTTCCTGTTTGCCGATCGGCCCTTGCCGATTGATGAAAAAGCGACGGCAGCGCTTGAGAACGGCGGCCGCGCCCATCTCGCCGCTTTGACGCCGCGCCTCGCCAAGGCCGGCGAATGGACGGCAGCGGCGACGGAAGCGATCGTGCGCGCCTATGCGGAAGAAACCGGCGCCAAGCTCGGACAGATCGCACAGCCGCTGCGCGCGGCGTTGACGGGACGGCTGACGTCGCCAGGCATTTTCGATGTTCTGGTGGTGCTGGGCCGCGAGGAAGCCCTCGGCCGGCTCGACGACCAGGCGCGCCTCGCCGCGCTCAGCTAG